GAAAATGGTAATCAGGAAAAGGTATCATTATGGACAGGTGAGGTGCTTGATTACAGCCGTGAGCTCGATATGAAAAACGGAATCACTGTTCGGAAGCTGCACTGGCGCTCATCAAACGGACATGAGTTGCTGGTGACGTTTAAACGGCTGGCATCAATGACACACCCATCTTTGTTTATGCAATACATCACACTGGAGCCCACTAACGGGACAGTGCCGGTTACTGTGGTGAGCCGACTGGAGGGTGATGTGGTTAATCATATTGATACCACCGACCCCAGAGTCGCTAGTGGACATGCCAAGCGTTTGCTGGTATGGGATGCTTCTCTGACAAACTCAGGTATGAGTACCGTTGAGGTTGAAACCTATACCTCAGGGCTTCGGGCCAAAGCTGCCTCATCCATTGATATCAAACTCACCGGTGCTGAATCATCATCTGCGGTGGACGCCACAGGCATCACGACCACAGCTTCGTTTGTATTGTCAGAAACAACCACAATCGACAAACGGACTTTCTTAACAGACTCAAGAAAAGATTCAGTATCTGCTGAGCACCAAGAGAACCTCATCGATAAACCGCCTGAATACTTTTTCGAAAAGCAAACTGCATATATGAGAGATTTCTGGAAAACTGCTGATATCCAAATTGAAGGTGATGATCAGCTCCAGGAAGGCATTCGTTTTAATATGTATCATTTGCTTCAATCTGCCGGGCGTGACGCACAGTCCAACATTTCAGCAAAAGGTCTGTCCGGTGAAGGGTATGAAGGCCATTATTTCTGGGATACGGAAATTTATATGCTCCCGCTGTTTATCATGACGCAGCCGAATATTGCAAAGAACCTTCTGCTCTATCGCTATGGCATTCTAAACGGTGCTCGTCAGCGGGCTAAAGAGATGGGGCATACACAAGGCGCACTTTTCCCATGGCGAACCATTTCTGGATCAGAATGCTCAGCATTTTTCCCGGCGGGGTCAGCTCAGTATCACATCAGTGCTGATATTGCTTATAGTTTTGTTCAATATTACCTGGCAACAGGCGATACCGATTTCATGATTCATTATGGGACTGAGCTTCTTTTGGAAACGGCACGGCTCTGGATGGATACAGGGCATTTCGATGCAAATGGACGGTTCCGCGTTGATGCCGTTACGGGGCCAGATGAGTACACATGTGTCGTGAACAATAACTATTACACAAACGTCATGGCGAAATACAATCTCGATTGGGCCGTTAAAATGGCTAAGCTTGTAAAAAGAAAAGCACCTGAGGAATGGTCTCATCTGAAGCAGACGCTGGCATTTTCCGAGAGTGAGCTTGTTGCATTTGCGGAAGCTGCGGAGCATATGTATTTGCCGGTGGACGAAGCCCTGCAAATCAATCCGCAAGACGACTCATTCTTGCAGAAGGGCATATGGAATCTGGCAGCGACTCCAGATGATCAGTTTCCGCTGCTCCTGCATTACCACCCGCTCACGCTATACCGTTACCAAGTATGCAAGCAAGCTGACACCGTACTCGCTCACTTTTTGCTTGAGGATGAACAATCTGAAGAGGTTATGCGCAATTCATACCAATACTACGAACAGGTCACAACGTTTGATTCGTCCCTATCATTCTGCATTTTCAGCATGATGGCCGCACGTTTTGGTAATCTTGACAAAGCCTACCATTATTTTATCGATACTGTTCGGATGGATCTTGATAACACACACGGAAATACAAAAGATGGCCTGCATATGGCAAACATGGGTGGCACATGGCTCTCAATTGTGTCAGGCTTTGCCGGGATGCGCATCAAGGAAGACGGTCTTTTCTTCAGGCCCCAGCTTCCGGAACAATGGGACCGTTATACGTTTCATATGCAATATCAGGGACGTCAGCTGGATATCGACGTGACAGGGCGTTTTTTCAAAGTAACACTTTTAAACGGAGCTCCCCTCTCCTTTAATGTATGGGATCAAACGTATACAGCTGAGCAAAACAAACCTGTTCACATCCCAATTGGCACCAAAACATTATCCGAAAAATAAAAACTTCTGTATTCCAAAAGGAGTGACACGATGGCCACAACTTTTATCTTTGACTTGGATGGTGTGATCACAGATACAGCAGACCTGCACTACCAGGCCTGGAAAGCTCTTGCTGACGAACTGGGCATTCCGATGAACCGCACGTTTAACGAGCAACTGAAAGGACTTAGTCGCATGGATTCACTCGATATTATTCTGGGTGAATCCGGTAAAAGCGATGATTTTTCCAGCGAAGAAAAAGAACAGCTCGCCACACAAAAAAATGAGCATTATCAGAAACTGATCCTGACGCTTGGGCCTGCAGATATGCTTCCAGGAATTCCGGAGTTACTGAACACCTTGAAAGTTTCCGGCTATAAATTAGGGTTGGCCTCCGCTAGTCGAAACGCCAGAACTGTTCTTGAAGCCCTTGAAATTCTTGATGTGTTTGACGTGATTGCAGATGCAGAAAAAGTCGAAAACTCCAAGCCTGCGCCAGACATCTTTTTACTTGCAGCTTCCAGTTTAAAAGCATCTCCACAAGACTGCATCGGAATTGAAGATGCCGCAAGTGGGATTGAAGCCATTAAACGAGCCGGCATGGTGGCAATCGGCGTTGGCGAGACTGAGATTTTGAAAAAGGCAGATCTCGTCGTATCGACCACAGATGAACTCAATGTGGAGGATATGCTCAAGGTCTGGCAGGCTAACACGCCAAAATAGACATATCATGGACTAGACGTGCCTAAACGTTAGGCACGTCTTGTTTGTATACACCAATAGTGGGATCCTGCCTATATTCCATGTAAAATCATCCTTAACCCTCCCATTCTCTTGACAAGAAGATGAACATTTCTTTTCCCCCCTTTTAAACAAACCCATTTCGGCGTAAGATAGAATTAACACAACACGTGAAAAGGAGAACATGATGAACGCAATTGTTGATCTACTTCATGAACCACTGATATTGGTATTCGCTATTTTATTACTTGGATCTGCTTTGGGTTCAGTCAAGGTTAAGGGCATAAGCCTTGGTGCGGCTGGAGTGCTGCTTGTGGCCATGGTGTTCGGCCACTTCGGCTTTCAAGTGTATCCAGTCGTTCAAAATCTAGGCTTAAGCTTATTTATCGTAGCAGTCGGCTTACAGGCAGGACCTCGCTTTTTCCGCATGATGCGTTCAAATGGTCTGATATTTGGAATTATAGCATTGCTGATCGTTGTGGTTTCCATTGGCACAACACTTATTGTGGCTAAGCTGTTTAACCTGTCTACTGCGTTGAGTGTGGGCTTGATGACTGGCGCACTGACGTCTACACCGGGACTTGCTGCAGCCCTTCAAGCCACCAATGACCCGCTTGCTTCCGTTGGATACGGTATCGCTTACCCATTCGGAGTGCTCGTCGTCGTCTTATTTGTCCAGCTGCTCCCTCGAATTGGGAAAATTGATCTGGAAAAAGACCTGGAAGACGCAAATAACCCAATTAAAACCGAGCAATCACCTGAATTTATGACCATTCAAGTGACCAATTCCAGCCTTGACAAGAAAACATTGGAAGAATTGGCGCTCAATAAAAAGTCAATTGTTATCAGCCGAGTCATACGTAATGACCACACGATGATTGCGCTTAGTGACACTGTAATTTTACATGGTGATGAACTTGTCGCTGTCGGCACACCAACAGAGCTGGAGTCGTTTCGTGACTATGCAGGTGTTCAAGTTGACTCCCATCTTGAAAACCCTGACAACATTCAACTCAAGAAAATCACTG
This sequence is a window from Lentibacillus sp. JNUCC-1. Protein-coding genes within it:
- a CDS encoding glycoside hydrolase family 65 protein; this translates as MSWVIRSDATDLETLLLEESLFFNGNGYLGVRGNLEEGFPEGETSIRGTYINGFYDDVPLTYGEKLHGFPDSQQKQLNIMDIQSVDLWVGENGNQEKVSLWTGEVLDYSRELDMKNGITVRKLHWRSSNGHELLVTFKRLASMTHPSLFMQYITLEPTNGTVPVTVVSRLEGDVVNHIDTTDPRVASGHAKRLLVWDASLTNSGMSTVEVETYTSGLRAKAASSIDIKLTGAESSSAVDATGITTTASFVLSETTTIDKRTFLTDSRKDSVSAEHQENLIDKPPEYFFEKQTAYMRDFWKTADIQIEGDDQLQEGIRFNMYHLLQSAGRDAQSNISAKGLSGEGYEGHYFWDTEIYMLPLFIMTQPNIAKNLLLYRYGILNGARQRAKEMGHTQGALFPWRTISGSECSAFFPAGSAQYHISADIAYSFVQYYLATGDTDFMIHYGTELLLETARLWMDTGHFDANGRFRVDAVTGPDEYTCVVNNNYYTNVMAKYNLDWAVKMAKLVKRKAPEEWSHLKQTLAFSESELVAFAEAAEHMYLPVDEALQINPQDDSFLQKGIWNLAATPDDQFPLLLHYHPLTLYRYQVCKQADTVLAHFLLEDEQSEEVMRNSYQYYEQVTTFDSSLSFCIFSMMAARFGNLDKAYHYFIDTVRMDLDNTHGNTKDGLHMANMGGTWLSIVSGFAGMRIKEDGLFFRPQLPEQWDRYTFHMQYQGRQLDIDVTGRFFKVTLLNGAPLSFNVWDQTYTAEQNKPVHIPIGTKTLSEK
- a CDS encoding aspartate:alanine exchanger family transporter, translating into MMNAIVDLLHEPLILVFAILLLGSALGSVKVKGISLGAAGVLLVAMVFGHFGFQVYPVVQNLGLSLFIVAVGLQAGPRFFRMMRSNGLIFGIIALLIVVVSIGTTLIVAKLFNLSTALSVGLMTGALTSTPGLAAALQATNDPLASVGYGIAYPFGVLVVVLFVQLLPRIGKIDLEKDLEDANNPIKTEQSPEFMTIQVTNSSLDKKTLEELALNKKSIVISRVIRNDHTMIALSDTVILHGDELVAVGTPTELESFRDYAGVQVDSHLENPDNIQLKKITVESDGIIGKSLKELNLRQEYGTTVTRIERSGLELYQNPNMPLIRGDVLTMVSSESRLDEVSNLFAQKKLSVTNIDIFSISITLLIGILIGMIPFHIPELGTIKLGTAGGPLFAALVIGHFGKLGPIHVRYHGQSNHVVQELGLVLFLAGAGTTAGQGLLEVVQEEGFRLIFGGTLITVIPVIIGFFIARKLFKLSIVHSLGALCGGMTSTPALGALNQVVESDDPAIAYAAAYPFSLIFIAIAAQLIVFFL
- the pgmB gene encoding beta-phosphoglucomutase, which translates into the protein MATTFIFDLDGVITDTADLHYQAWKALADELGIPMNRTFNEQLKGLSRMDSLDIILGESGKSDDFSSEEKEQLATQKNEHYQKLILTLGPADMLPGIPELLNTLKVSGYKLGLASASRNARTVLEALEILDVFDVIADAEKVENSKPAPDIFLLAASSLKASPQDCIGIEDAASGIEAIKRAGMVAIGVGETEILKKADLVVSTTDELNVEDMLKVWQANTPK